The following coding sequences lie in one Mesorhizobium sp. DCY119 genomic window:
- a CDS encoding ABC transporter substrate-binding protein — translation MTAMAGLGIAVAFKPGPASAEASEIVVCNWGGAALEAFQKAYGEPFKAKSGMEVVIDGAGPATGAIRAMVDSKNVTWDATDGGMVDAVVLGKGGFVEPIDYSIVDKSLVGEGLAAEFGICNYTYSNVLAYDAKKVGATAPSSWNDFFDLEKFPGKRTMCKWIQGQLEAVLLADGVKPEEMYPLDVDRAFKKLEPLLPQLIFWESGAQSQQLFRDGEVVMGNIWHTRANLLRKENPDYTWTWNQNLMFASAWSVPKGNPAGKKVFDFINSSLDPESQVTLLRLMGNGPSNPKALALMTDEDKAVYSLAPENAKTGLPISAQYYADNEAELQNKFLDFISR, via the coding sequence ATGACCGCCATGGCCGGGCTTGGCATCGCAGTCGCGTTCAAACCGGGTCCGGCCTCTGCCGAGGCGTCGGAAATCGTCGTCTGCAACTGGGGCGGCGCTGCCCTCGAAGCCTTTCAGAAGGCCTATGGTGAGCCGTTCAAGGCCAAGTCCGGCATGGAGGTCGTCATCGACGGCGCTGGACCGGCCACAGGTGCGATCCGCGCCATGGTCGATTCCAAGAACGTCACCTGGGATGCCACGGATGGCGGCATGGTGGACGCCGTCGTGCTCGGCAAGGGCGGCTTTGTCGAGCCGATCGACTATTCCATCGTAGACAAGTCTCTTGTCGGCGAAGGCCTCGCGGCCGAGTTCGGCATCTGCAACTACACCTACTCCAACGTGCTGGCATATGACGCCAAGAAGGTCGGCGCCACTGCCCCTTCAAGCTGGAACGACTTCTTCGATCTCGAGAAGTTTCCCGGCAAGCGGACCATGTGCAAGTGGATTCAGGGTCAGCTCGAAGCCGTGCTGCTCGCCGATGGTGTCAAGCCGGAGGAGATGTATCCGCTTGACGTCGACCGGGCCTTCAAGAAGCTCGAGCCGCTGCTGCCGCAGCTGATCTTCTGGGAGTCCGGCGCGCAGAGCCAGCAGCTCTTCCGCGACGGAGAGGTGGTCATGGGCAATATCTGGCACACGCGCGCCAACCTGCTGCGCAAGGAGAACCCGGACTACACCTGGACCTGGAACCAGAACCTGATGTTCGCCAGCGCCTGGTCTGTGCCGAAGGGCAACCCCGCAGGCAAGAAGGTCTTCGACTTCATCAATTCGTCGTTGGACCCGGAGAGCCAGGTGACGCTGTTGCGCCTCATGGGCAACGGCCCCTCGAACCCGAAGGCGCTGGCACTGATGACCGACGAGGACAAGGCGGTCTATTCGCTGGCTCCCGAGAACGCCAAGACCGGCCTGCCGATCTCGGCGCAATACTATGCCGATAACGAGGCCGAGCTGCAGAACAAGTTCCTCGACTTCATCTCACGCTAA
- a CDS encoding ABC transporter permease subunit — translation MAARRVPAWFPAIRNLIVLLAAWELAGRLHWIADGALPAPSAILMRMWRDRAEYPDHVLATLHASALGFLIGNAIAIAAGAVFAIFPTAGRIAKGINIAVFAIPPIALSPILVLTLSGMEPRVALAAIGCYFTTMTATVIGLTQSDNRAADVVRAYGGNQWAVLRLVQWRSALPTILSGLRVAAPNAVLGAILAEFGGGGRFGLGVYLLGSIGRGEPDRLWGIGLMATAIAGLAYWIFALIGRRLTNASEAVTISPGVGSRRTAGESAPRKLAIALASLLVPFALWWALLILLGVPGMIAKTPLGLFDYLFISPGASIAQAKLWSAVWQTLPMTVAGMAAGLAFAFLLALSAQIYPGLVRAFLPVALISQSMPLVALTPLLVLIFGRGVSLILWVTVSVTFFPAFVTMAQGLLQVPQAALDLPRAYGASRLAQLRWVSIPASLPYLFAAARLTAPRALLGVMIAEWLATGTGLGNLINQSRGYLDYGMVWAVALVSVLLSVVFYQAVAAIERTVLRRRGMTTVE, via the coding sequence ATGGCCGCTAGGCGAGTTCCCGCCTGGTTTCCGGCGATCCGCAACCTCATCGTCCTTCTTGCGGCTTGGGAGCTTGCCGGCCGTCTCCATTGGATAGCCGACGGCGCCTTGCCGGCACCCAGTGCTATTCTGATGCGCATGTGGCGCGATCGTGCGGAATATCCCGATCACGTCCTGGCGACATTGCATGCGTCGGCTCTCGGATTCCTGATCGGCAATGCCATAGCCATTGCGGCAGGCGCGGTGTTCGCGATCTTTCCCACGGCCGGCCGCATCGCCAAGGGCATCAACATCGCGGTCTTCGCCATCCCACCCATCGCCCTATCACCGATCCTGGTGCTGACGCTTTCGGGAATGGAGCCGCGTGTCGCTCTGGCCGCGATCGGCTGCTACTTCACCACCATGACCGCGACGGTGATCGGCCTGACCCAGTCCGACAACCGTGCCGCCGATGTCGTTCGCGCCTATGGCGGCAATCAATGGGCAGTGCTGCGGCTGGTGCAGTGGCGAAGCGCCTTGCCGACCATACTGAGCGGCCTGCGGGTGGCCGCGCCAAATGCGGTGCTCGGCGCGATCCTCGCCGAGTTCGGTGGCGGCGGCCGTTTCGGTCTCGGCGTCTATCTGCTCGGCTCGATCGGCCGCGGCGAACCGGACCGCCTGTGGGGCATCGGCCTGATGGCGACTGCCATCGCAGGCCTAGCCTACTGGATATTCGCGCTGATCGGCCGGCGCCTCACCAACGCATCTGAAGCCGTCACCATTTCGCCAGGCGTGGGATCGCGCCGCACCGCCGGTGAATCCGCGCCTCGCAAGCTCGCCATCGCGCTGGCATCGCTGCTCGTTCCCTTCGCCCTGTGGTGGGCTTTGCTGATCCTGCTCGGCGTGCCGGGCATGATCGCCAAGACGCCTCTCGGCCTCTTCGACTATCTGTTTATCTCCCCCGGCGCATCCATCGCCCAGGCCAAGTTGTGGAGCGCGGTCTGGCAAACCTTGCCAATGACCGTTGCAGGCATGGCCGCGGGCCTCGCTTTCGCCTTCCTTCTCGCGCTCTCGGCCCAGATCTATCCCGGTCTCGTGCGCGCCTTTCTGCCGGTGGCACTTATCAGCCAGTCCATGCCGCTGGTGGCGCTGACGCCACTCCTGGTCCTGATCTTCGGCCGGGGCGTCTCGCTCATCCTGTGGGTTACCGTCTCGGTTACATTCTTCCCCGCTTTCGTCACCATGGCGCAGGGGCTGCTGCAAGTCCCCCAGGCCGCCCTTGATCTGCCACGCGCTTACGGTGCGTCGCGGCTCGCACAATTGCGCTGGGTCTCCATTCCCGCCTCGTTGCCTTATCTTTTCGCGGCGGCGCGGCTCACCGCGCCACGGGCGCTGCTGGGCGTCATGATCGCAGAATGGCTGGCGACCGGCACCGGATTGGGCAACCTCATCAACCAGTCGCGCGGCTACCTCGACTATGGAATGGTCTGGGCTGTCGCCTTGGTCTCGGTGTTGCTGTCGGTCGTTTTCTACCAGGCAGTTGCGGCCATCGAGCGCACGGTGCTGAGGCGACGCGGAATGACGACTGTCGAATAA
- a CDS encoding Xaa-Pro aminopeptidase, with amino-acid sequence MMNISLRTIDIPDFGLPVERPAIPAATYEARCAKALDRAGTDWLAVYADREHAANIAFLTGFEPRFEEAVLLLGRSGQRIIVTGNENLGYTPIAGLPGVVTLLAQSLSLMAQDRTQKPDLVAVLREAGIASGDSVGLVGWKYLEKEEWSAGRPTFLVPAFIVDAIASIVSASSIVDATPVLMHQTDGLRAVVDADQIAEAEWGAARSSVAVWRILSGFTLGDTELMAASRMGYAGEPMNCHPMLATNDASGQVIGLRSPTARVPKRGDGATTAVGYWGGLTARGGLIAEHDDTFLDVAKAYFRGLIAWYEAAGIGAEGGAIHEAVVSTLAHGKLRPALNPGHLVGLDEWMNSPIRPGSTERIVSGMPFQVDIIPVPMPDGWTLNCEDAVTFADAGLRAEIAERHPALSQRFEARRRFVAERIGITVKEDILLLSAIPLCLPPFWLASGKLLGSD; translated from the coding sequence ATGATGAATATCAGCCTTCGCACCATCGACATCCCCGACTTCGGACTTCCCGTCGAGCGCCCCGCCATTCCTGCCGCGACCTATGAGGCACGCTGCGCCAAGGCGCTCGATCGCGCCGGAACGGACTGGCTCGCCGTCTATGCCGACCGCGAGCATGCCGCCAACATTGCCTTCCTGACGGGCTTCGAACCGCGTTTCGAGGAGGCGGTCCTGCTGCTCGGCAGGTCGGGCCAGCGCATTATCGTCACCGGCAACGAGAATCTCGGCTACACACCGATCGCCGGACTGCCGGGCGTCGTCACCCTGCTGGCGCAGTCGCTCAGCCTGATGGCGCAGGACCGAACGCAAAAGCCGGACCTCGTGGCCGTGTTGCGCGAGGCCGGTATCGCCTCAGGTGACAGTGTCGGCCTGGTGGGCTGGAAGTATCTCGAGAAGGAAGAGTGGTCCGCGGGGCGTCCGACCTTCCTCGTGCCGGCTTTTATCGTCGATGCGATCGCTTCGATCGTGTCCGCGTCGTCCATTGTCGATGCGACGCCGGTACTCATGCACCAGACAGACGGGTTGCGCGCCGTCGTCGATGCCGATCAGATCGCCGAGGCCGAATGGGGTGCGGCCCGGTCTTCAGTGGCCGTGTGGCGTATCCTCAGCGGCTTCACGCTCGGCGATACCGAACTGATGGCGGCCTCGCGCATGGGTTATGCCGGTGAGCCGATGAACTGCCATCCGATGTTGGCGACTAATGACGCGTCCGGTCAGGTGATCGGCCTGCGCAGCCCTACGGCTCGCGTGCCCAAGCGTGGTGATGGCGCTACCACGGCGGTCGGCTACTGGGGCGGGTTGACGGCCCGTGGCGGCCTGATCGCCGAGCATGACGACACATTTCTCGACGTGGCCAAGGCCTATTTCCGCGGACTGATCGCCTGGTACGAGGCGGCTGGCATTGGCGCCGAGGGCGGTGCGATCCACGAGGCAGTGGTTTCGACCCTGGCGCACGGCAAGCTGCGCCCAGCCCTCAATCCCGGCCATCTCGTCGGCCTCGACGAGTGGATGAACTCGCCGATCCGTCCTGGCTCGACCGAGCGCATCGTTTCCGGCATGCCGTTCCAGGTCGACATCATACCGGTGCCGATGCCTGATGGATGGACGCTCAATTGCGAGGATGCGGTGACGTTCGCCGATGCCGGCCTGCGCGCTGAGATCGCGGAGCGTCACCCGGCGCTGTCGCAGCGGTTTGAGGCGCGCCGCCGGTTTGTCGCCGAGCGGATCGGCATCACGGTGAAGGAGGATATCCTGCTGCTGTCGGCAATCCCACTCTGCCTGCCGCCTTTCTGGCTTGCCAGCGGCAAGCTGCTGGGCTCCGATTGA
- a CDS encoding ABC transporter permease: MTSFQRWAFCLTVPAALLTLCLYVLPILQVLALSFTEPTFGLGNYVALFQNAAIGRVVRTTVFVSAVTTVLTIVMSYAVAFALVHMPPATRRVALFMVMVPFWISVLVRAFAWITILRRNGVLNSALVGSGAVSQPLELVYNQFGVVVGMVHYMMPFAIMLLYANLSEIDLRIIQAARSLGARPVTIFFRVWLPLSMPGLAIAGLFIVIFSLGFLVTPAILGAGRVLMVAEYISVQISSTLRWGVATALSTMLLLVVGILIALAMRSPALRAAFEGGRK, translated from the coding sequence ATGACCTCATTCCAGCGTTGGGCCTTCTGCCTGACGGTGCCGGCAGCGCTTTTGACCTTGTGTCTCTACGTTCTGCCCATCCTTCAGGTGTTGGCGCTCAGTTTCACCGAGCCGACCTTCGGCCTCGGCAATTATGTGGCCCTGTTCCAGAACGCTGCGATCGGCCGCGTCGTGCGCACGACCGTGTTCGTCTCGGCTGTGACGACCGTGCTCACCATCGTCATGAGCTATGCGGTGGCCTTTGCGCTGGTTCATATGCCGCCGGCCACGCGCCGCGTCGCGCTGTTCATGGTCATGGTGCCGTTCTGGATATCGGTGCTGGTGCGCGCCTTTGCCTGGATCACCATCCTGCGCCGCAACGGCGTGCTCAACTCGGCCCTCGTCGGCAGCGGCGCCGTCAGCCAGCCGCTCGAACTGGTCTACAACCAGTTCGGCGTCGTCGTCGGCATGGTGCATTACATGATGCCCTTCGCCATCATGCTGCTCTACGCCAATCTGTCGGAGATCGACCTCAGGATCATTCAGGCAGCCAGATCGCTTGGCGCCCGCCCGGTCACCATCTTCTTCCGCGTCTGGCTGCCGCTCTCCATGCCCGGCCTGGCAATCGCCGGCCTGTTCATCGTCATCTTCTCACTCGGCTTCCTGGTTACGCCGGCGATCCTTGGTGCCGGTCGGGTGCTGATGGTCGCAGAATATATCTCCGTGCAGATATCCTCGACGCTGCGCTGGGGCGTGGCGACGGCGCTCTCGACCATGCTGCTGCTCGTCGTCGGCATCCTGATCGCGCTCGCCATGCGCAGCCCGGCCCTGCGCGCCGCCTTTGAAGGGGGCCGCAAATGA
- a CDS encoding ABC transporter ATP-binding protein, translating into MSFLDVRNLRKSYGSAVALDGIDLSIEAGEFVTLLGPSGSGKTTLLMSVAGFTKPDEGAILLDGADITRVDPEERNFGLVFQGYALFPHLNVADNIAFPLRVRKWDKARIAARVEEVLNLVGLDKLAARRPRELSGGQQQRVAIGRALAFGPKILLLDEPLSALDRTLRDTMQRELKRLHQETGVTFVYVTHDQEEAYAMSDRIAVFHNGGIVQVGTPRDIYRAPASRFVAGFLGGNNIVSARVVDGGIELFGANAPMPGGYDASRHGLSALTVWMRPEDIAIGEPQPGAIAFPVTVADVSFVGSSERVTVSTPDGQELLVLASSAAARDITAGGKVTCSVLPSSIGFLAEE; encoded by the coding sequence ATGTCCTTTCTCGACGTCCGAAACCTCCGCAAGAGCTACGGTTCCGCTGTCGCGCTAGACGGCATCGACCTGTCGATCGAGGCGGGGGAGTTCGTCACCTTGCTCGGCCCCTCGGGGTCGGGCAAGACGACGCTTCTGATGTCGGTCGCCGGCTTCACCAAGCCTGATGAAGGCGCCATCCTGCTGGATGGCGCCGACATCACGCGCGTCGATCCGGAGGAGAGGAATTTCGGACTGGTCTTTCAGGGCTATGCGCTGTTTCCCCACCTCAACGTGGCGGACAACATCGCCTTCCCCTTGCGGGTCCGCAAATGGGACAAGGCCAGGATCGCCGCCAGGGTCGAGGAGGTTCTGAATCTCGTTGGCCTCGACAAGCTGGCGGCGCGCAGGCCGCGTGAACTGTCGGGCGGCCAGCAGCAGCGCGTGGCGATCGGCCGCGCGCTGGCCTTCGGGCCGAAGATACTGCTGCTCGACGAACCGCTGTCGGCGCTCGACCGCACGCTGCGCGACACCATGCAGCGCGAACTCAAGCGATTGCATCAGGAAACCGGCGTGACCTTCGTCTATGTTACCCATGACCAAGAGGAAGCCTACGCCATGTCGGACCGCATAGCGGTCTTCCACAATGGCGGGATCGTCCAGGTAGGCACCCCGCGCGACATCTACCGCGCGCCTGCCTCGCGCTTCGTCGCAGGCTTCCTCGGCGGCAATAACATCGTTTCGGCACGTGTCGTGGACGGCGGGATCGAACTGTTCGGGGCAAACGCGCCGATGCCCGGCGGCTATGATGCATCGCGGCATGGGCTATCCGCGCTCACGGTCTGGATGCGGCCGGAAGACATCGCCATCGGCGAGCCGCAGCCCGGCGCCATCGCCTTTCCCGTCACTGTGGCCGATGTTTCCTTCGTCGGCTCTTCCGAGCGCGTGACCGTATCCACCCCGGACGGCCAGGAACTGCTGGTCCTGGCATCCTCGGCGGCGGCCCGCGATATCACTGCCGGTGGCAAGGTCACCTGCAGCGTGCTGCCCTCGAGCATCGGCTTTCTTGCTGAGGAATAG
- a CDS encoding arginine deiminase family protein, with protein MTAHSAAMSEHEYREAKFFQTFGSVPTPAFHDPEEQTRVWGRPWGCTSDVGKLRAVLMHRPGEEINVVDKNKPMPEIGGFGDPEKGWYFMGKTPPDLAAMQAAHDAFTKLLRSEGVDVILTEKAAPGALKSTFCRDSVIGVKGGAIVTRLARRARRGEELMVTQALAKAGCPILGTLHGEAVFEGGGFALIDDKTAVCSVSVACNPEGVRQVEMILNSLGVELIKVPMPGYRIHIDGSFMMIDRETAIININELPYVFIEYLNKRGMKLIELPPEDNAFSLNCLAIAPGRVVMHATRTPRLADRLDAAGIEILTLDYECIELNGGGIHCSTGPLARDPI; from the coding sequence ATGACTGCCCATAGCGCCGCAATGAGCGAGCACGAATACCGCGAGGCCAAGTTCTTCCAGACTTTTGGCTCCGTCCCAACGCCTGCTTTCCACGACCCGGAAGAACAGACCCGCGTCTGGGGCCGGCCTTGGGGTTGCACCAGTGATGTCGGCAAGCTGCGCGCCGTGCTGATGCACCGGCCGGGCGAGGAGATCAACGTCGTCGACAAGAACAAGCCGATGCCCGAGATCGGCGGCTTCGGCGATCCCGAGAAGGGCTGGTACTTCATGGGCAAGACCCCGCCGGATCTCGCCGCCATGCAGGCCGCTCACGATGCCTTCACCAAGCTTCTGCGGTCCGAGGGCGTCGACGTCATCCTGACCGAGAAGGCCGCGCCGGGCGCCCTCAAATCGACCTTTTGCCGCGACAGCGTCATCGGCGTGAAGGGCGGCGCGATCGTCACCCGTCTTGCTCGCCGCGCGCGCCGTGGCGAGGAGTTGATGGTCACCCAGGCACTGGCCAAGGCCGGCTGCCCGATCCTTGGCACGCTGCATGGCGAGGCGGTGTTCGAGGGCGGCGGCTTTGCGCTGATCGACGACAAGACGGCCGTCTGCTCGGTGTCCGTCGCCTGCAATCCCGAAGGCGTCCGCCAGGTCGAAATGATCCTCAACAGCCTCGGCGTCGAGCTGATCAAGGTGCCGATGCCCGGATACCGCATCCACATCGACGGCAGCTTCATGATGATCGACCGCGAGACCGCGATCATCAATATCAACGAGCTGCCTTATGTCTTCATCGAATACCTGAACAAGCGCGGCATGAAGCTGATCGAGCTGCCGCCCGAAGACAACGCCTTCTCGCTCAACTGCCTGGCCATCGCGCCCGGCCGGGTCGTCATGCATGCCACCCGTACGCCGCGCCTGGCCGACCGTCTCGACGCTGCCGGCATCGAGATCTTGACGCTGGACTATGAATGCATCGAACTGAACGGTGGCGGCATCCACTGCTCGACAGGTCCACTTGCCCGGGATCCGATCTGA
- a CDS encoding ABC transporter permease: MTPRSRRLLERELPKLVAWLLLAFLFVPVLVVIPVALTDRDYLSLPNNGISFDHFAALANWRAGWMPSILTSLGIAMASAVIATAVSAAFAIGAWVYVGRWPSILRVILLSPLIVPPIIYAVGMVRLWSKLGLLDTWLGVTIVHVILAMPLAVLAIGASLSNLDPRLVQAARSLGARPATIFGRVILPNIIPGTVAGAILAFIVSWDEITVTLFITSRGIVTLPRKIWTSIADAVDPALAAIATVMLAATIVGLILRMTVWDHIAQRRSRHDFQ, encoded by the coding sequence ATGACGCCGCGCAGCCGACGCCTGCTCGAACGCGAGCTGCCAAAGCTTGTCGCCTGGCTGCTGCTCGCCTTCCTGTTCGTTCCCGTGCTCGTGGTCATTCCCGTGGCGCTGACCGACCGGGACTATCTGTCCCTGCCCAACAACGGCATTTCGTTCGACCATTTCGCCGCCCTGGCGAACTGGCGCGCCGGCTGGATGCCGAGCATCCTCACCAGCCTCGGCATCGCCATGGCCTCGGCCGTTATCGCGACGGCCGTTTCGGCGGCCTTCGCCATCGGCGCCTGGGTCTATGTCGGACGCTGGCCGTCGATCCTGCGCGTCATCCTGCTTTCGCCGCTGATCGTGCCGCCGATCATCTATGCGGTCGGCATGGTGCGGCTGTGGTCGAAGCTGGGGCTTCTCGACACATGGCTTGGCGTCACCATCGTCCACGTCATCCTCGCCATGCCACTGGCAGTGCTGGCGATCGGCGCTTCGCTGTCGAACCTCGATCCGAGGCTGGTGCAGGCGGCTCGCTCGCTCGGCGCCCGCCCGGCAACCATCTTCGGTCGCGTCATCCTGCCCAACATTATTCCGGGCACGGTGGCCGGAGCGATCCTCGCCTTCATCGTCTCCTGGGACGAGATCACCGTGACGCTGTTCATCACCAGCCGGGGAATCGTCACCCTGCCGCGCAAGATCTGGACGAGCATCGCAGATGCCGTCGACCCCGCGCTGGCCGCGATCGCGACCGTCATGCTGGCGGCGACCATCGTCGGCCTCATCCTGCGCATGACCGTCTGGGACCATATCGCCCAGCGTCGGTCACGACACGACTTTCAATAG
- a CDS encoding ABC transporter ATP-binding protein — protein MASASGIRIDRVSKIFATRGGTFEALKDISLDCAPGSFTALIGPSGCGKSTILRLLLGLDEPTSGTVEIGGASPHEATRNGETGVAFQDAALLPWRTVEKNVSLPLEVLGLPLKEYSQRITELIGLVGLDGFEQALPAELSGGMRQRVAIARALVTRPRVLFLDEPFGALDQILRRQMNLELQRIWAETRATTLLVTHGIDEAVFLADRVVVMQARPGRISKIIEVDLPRPRNRDMFVSAAFHRLSDEIYEALDGR, from the coding sequence ATGGCTTCGGCATCCGGAATAAGGATCGATCGCGTCTCGAAGATCTTCGCCACGCGCGGCGGCACCTTCGAAGCGCTGAAGGACATCTCGCTCGACTGCGCGCCGGGCTCCTTCACCGCGCTGATCGGTCCCTCCGGATGCGGAAAGTCCACCATATTGCGGCTCTTGCTCGGGCTCGACGAGCCGACATCCGGCACTGTCGAGATCGGGGGCGCGTCGCCGCATGAAGCGACGCGCAACGGCGAAACCGGCGTCGCCTTCCAGGATGCGGCGCTGTTGCCGTGGCGGACGGTCGAGAAAAACGTATCCCTTCCGCTCGAAGTGCTCGGCCTTCCGCTCAAGGAATATAGCCAGCGCATCACCGAATTGATCGGACTTGTCGGCCTCGACGGCTTCGAACAGGCGCTTCCGGCCGAACTCTCGGGCGGCATGCGTCAGCGCGTGGCCATCGCCCGCGCGCTGGTGACGCGCCCGCGCGTGCTTTTCCTCGACGAACCGTTCGGCGCGCTCGACCAAATCCTGCGGCGGCAGATGAACCTCGAACTGCAACGCATCTGGGCCGAAACGCGGGCCACCACGCTGCTTGTCACGCATGGCATCGACGAGGCCGTGTTTCTGGCCGACCGCGTCGTGGTGATGCAGGCAAGGCCTGGTCGTATCAGCAAGATCATCGAGGTCGACCTGCCACGGCCGCGCAACCGCGACATGTTCGTCTCGGCCGCGTTCCACCGGCTCAGCGACGAAATTTACGAGGCGCTCGATGGCCGCTAG
- a CDS encoding LacI family DNA-binding transcriptional regulator — protein sequence MSGRLKATIRDVARAAGVSVTSVSRHLNGQISLPEATANRIQRAAERLGYRPNAIARRLSSGKSETLGLITADIAYPLFAEIASASEAEAARHGYNLLMFNSRNLVEKEVSFLSRIEDRQVDGILLLTNHHDDGRLLRRINETGSVVLLDEDVPGAKAPRLFADNVHGGLLATRHLISRGHTRIAAIGGPRGLLSTTERLDGFMRALAEVGLDADPALLRFCAYEEAPASIAFLDLLEQDDPPTAIFTFGDMLATGVMRAARHAGVRIPEDISLVSFDDIRNADLLAPALTTVRQSAAEFGTRGVNMLLDFIAGRKSETATERVGVELVIRSSVAPPHRRPSGR from the coding sequence TTGTCGGGAAGATTGAAAGCCACCATTCGCGACGTCGCCCGGGCCGCCGGCGTGTCCGTTACGTCCGTTTCACGCCATCTCAACGGGCAGATCAGCCTTCCGGAGGCGACGGCGAACCGCATCCAGCGGGCAGCGGAGCGGCTGGGCTACCGGCCCAACGCGATCGCCCGCAGGCTGAGCAGCGGCAAGAGCGAGACGCTCGGTCTCATCACCGCCGACATCGCCTATCCGCTGTTTGCCGAGATCGCCAGCGCGTCGGAAGCCGAGGCCGCAAGGCATGGCTACAATCTCCTGATGTTCAACAGCCGGAACCTGGTGGAGAAGGAAGTCTCCTTCCTGTCGCGCATCGAAGACCGGCAGGTCGATGGCATATTGCTTCTCACCAACCATCATGATGATGGGCGGCTTTTGCGGCGGATCAACGAGACGGGAAGCGTCGTGCTTCTCGACGAGGATGTGCCGGGCGCGAAGGCGCCGCGCCTGTTCGCCGACAACGTCCATGGCGGGCTCCTGGCGACACGTCATCTGATATCGCGCGGCCATACCCGTATCGCCGCTATCGGAGGGCCGCGAGGGCTTCTCAGCACCACAGAACGTCTCGACGGCTTCATGCGGGCGCTCGCGGAGGTCGGTCTCGATGCCGATCCCGCGCTGCTACGGTTCTGCGCATATGAGGAGGCGCCTGCTTCGATCGCGTTTCTCGATCTTCTGGAACAGGACGATCCGCCCACCGCGATCTTCACCTTCGGTGATATGCTGGCCACCGGCGTCATGCGGGCCGCGCGGCACGCCGGTGTCCGCATTCCCGAAGACATTTCGCTCGTCAGCTTCGACGATATCCGCAATGCCGACCTGCTCGCGCCGGCGCTGACCACGGTGCGTCAGTCGGCAGCTGAGTTCGGCACGCGCGGCGTCAACATGCTGCTCGATTTCATCGCCGGCCGGAAATCCGAAACGGCGACTGAACGGGTCGGCGTCGAACTCGTCATACGCAGTTCGGTGGCGCCGCCACACCGCCGTCCATCTGGACGTTAG